Proteins encoded by one window of Streptomyces sp. ALI-76-A:
- a CDS encoding response regulator transcription factor gives MIRVLVAEDQSAVRAGLVLILRSAPDIEVVGEAADGEQAVALARELRPDLVLMDVQMPRLDGVSATRQVVAEGLADVLVLTTFDLDEYVFGALRAGAAGFLLKNAEARDLVEAVRTVGRGEGLIAPAVTRRLIAEFAAKPVRETTADPAVLDTLTRREREVLACLGGGLSNADIAARLDMAEATVKTHVSRLLGKLELRSRVQAAVLAQELGIQGK, from the coding sequence ATGATCCGTGTCCTCGTCGCCGAGGACCAGTCCGCGGTACGCGCCGGACTCGTCCTCATCCTGCGCAGCGCCCCCGACATCGAGGTGGTCGGTGAGGCGGCGGACGGTGAGCAGGCGGTGGCGCTGGCCCGCGAGCTGCGGCCCGACCTGGTCCTGATGGACGTGCAGATGCCACGCCTGGACGGGGTGTCGGCGACCCGGCAGGTGGTCGCCGAGGGCCTGGCCGACGTGCTCGTGCTGACCACCTTCGACCTCGACGAGTACGTCTTCGGCGCGCTGCGGGCCGGCGCCGCCGGGTTCCTGCTGAAGAACGCCGAGGCGCGGGACCTGGTGGAGGCGGTCCGTACGGTGGGCCGCGGGGAGGGGCTGATCGCCCCGGCCGTCACCCGGCGGCTGATCGCCGAGTTCGCCGCCAAGCCCGTACGGGAGACGACCGCCGACCCCGCGGTGCTCGACACGCTCACCCGGCGCGAGCGCGAGGTGCTGGCCTGCCTCGGCGGGGGGCTGTCCAACGCCGACATCGCGGCCCGCCTCGACATGGCCGAGGCGACCGTGAAGACGCACGTCAGCCGACTGCTGGGGAAGCTGGAGCTGCGCAGCCGGGTGCAAGCGGCGGTGCTCGCTCAGGAGTTGGGGATTCAAGGAAAGTGA
- a CDS encoding DUF5708 family protein — MNRPLRNLLEGAVTLVTGLLLWLFTGDVDVPVVTLTKVGVVMMWVGGALIATGLYQAARGSSGPRPG; from the coding sequence ATGAACAGGCCGCTGAGGAACCTGCTGGAGGGTGCCGTCACCCTGGTGACCGGCCTGCTGCTGTGGCTGTTCACCGGCGACGTGGACGTCCCGGTCGTCACCCTGACGAAGGTCGGCGTGGTGATGATGTGGGTCGGGGGCGCTCTCATCGCGACGGGCCTGTACCAGGCGGCACGCGGTTCGTCCGGCCCCCGGCCGGGCTAG
- a CDS encoding F0F1 ATP synthase subunit gamma — MGAQLRVYKRRIRSVTATKKITKAMEMIAASRVVKAQRKVAASTPYATELTRAVTAVGSGSNTKHPLTTEAETASRAAVLLLTSDRGLAGAFNSNAIKAAELLTARLEAEGKEVDAYIVGRRGLAHYNFRERKVVESWSGFTDEPTYADAKKVAGPLIEAIEKDTAEGGVDELHIVYTEFVSMMTQTAIDSRLLPLRLEEVAEEAPKGEILPLYDFEPSAEDVLDALLPRYVESRIYNALLQSAASKHAATRRAMKSATDNAGELITTLSRLANAARQAEITQEISEIVGGSAALADATAGSDR, encoded by the coding sequence ATGGGAGCCCAGCTCCGGGTCTACAAGCGTCGCATCCGATCCGTCACCGCGACCAAGAAGATCACCAAGGCGATGGAGATGATCGCCGCCTCGCGCGTCGTCAAGGCGCAGCGCAAGGTGGCGGCCTCCACGCCGTACGCGACCGAGCTCACCCGCGCGGTCACGGCGGTCGGCAGCGGCTCGAACACCAAGCACCCGCTGACCACGGAGGCGGAGACGGCGAGCCGTGCCGCGGTGCTGCTCCTCACGAGCGACCGCGGTCTGGCCGGCGCCTTCAACTCCAACGCCATCAAGGCGGCGGAGCTGCTGACCGCGCGTCTCGAGGCCGAGGGCAAGGAGGTCGACGCGTACATCGTCGGCCGCCGCGGTCTGGCCCACTACAACTTCCGCGAGCGCAAGGTCGTGGAGTCGTGGTCGGGTTTCACCGACGAGCCCACGTACGCGGACGCGAAGAAGGTCGCGGGTCCGCTGATCGAGGCCATCGAGAAGGACACGGCCGAGGGTGGTGTGGATGAACTCCACATCGTCTACACCGAGTTCGTCTCGATGATGACGCAGACGGCGATCGACAGCCGGCTGCTGCCGCTGCGCCTCGAAGAGGTCGCGGAGGAGGCGCCCAAGGGCGAGATCCTTCCGCTGTACGACTTCGAGCCCTCGGCGGAGGACGTCCTCGACGCCCTGCTGCCGCGCTACGTCGAAAGCCGTATCTACAACGCGCTGCTCCAGTCGGCCGCTTCCAAGCACGCCGCCACGCGCCGCGCGATGAAGTCGGCAACCGACAACGCGGGAGAGCTCATCACCACGCTCTCCCGACTTGCCAACGCGGCCCGCCAGGCCGAAATCACCCAGGAAATCAGCGAGATCGTCGGTGGCTCCGCAGCCTTGGCCGACGCGACCGCGGGGAGTGACAGGTAA
- a CDS encoding F0F1 ATP synthase subunit epsilon, with the protein MAAELHVALVAADREVWSGEATLVVARTTSGDIGVMPGHQPLLGVLESGPVTIRTSGGGTVVAAVHGGFISFADDKLSLLAEIAELSDEIDVQRAERELDRAKAEGDAHAERRADVRLRAAAAR; encoded by the coding sequence TTGGCTGCTGAGCTGCACGTCGCGCTGGTCGCGGCCGACCGAGAGGTCTGGTCCGGCGAGGCCACCCTGGTCGTCGCGCGCACCACGTCCGGCGACATCGGCGTCATGCCCGGTCACCAGCCGCTGCTCGGTGTGCTGGAGTCGGGCCCGGTGACCATCCGTACGAGTGGCGGTGGAACGGTCGTCGCCGCGGTGCACGGCGGTTTCATCTCGTTCGCCGACGACAAGCTGTCGCTGCTGGCCGAGATCGCCGAGCTGTCGGACGAGATCGACGTCCAGCGTGCCGAGCGCGAGCTCGATCGCGCGAAGGCGGAGGGCGACGCCCACGCCGAGCGTCGCGCGGACGTACGACTGCGGGCGGCGGCAGCGCGCTGA
- a CDS encoding glycoside hydrolase family 18 chitinase — MRFRHRAAALFATLMLPIAGLVGLASPAQAATSATATYTKASDWGTGFEGRWTVKNTGTTALSSWTVEWDFPSGTSVTSAWDADVTSSGTHWTARNKSWNGSLAPGASVSFGFNGTGTGSPAGCKLNGGSCDGGTVPGDAAPSAPGMPTASAVTDTSVKLAWSAATDDKGVKNYDVLRDGARIATVTTTSYTDTGLTAGTDYSYSVQARDTADQTGPVSGAVAVRTTGGTTEPPPPGDKVKLGYFTEWGVYGRNYHVKNLVTSGSAAKITHINYAFGNVKNGQCTVDDTYAAYDKAYTADQSVSGTADTWDQPLRGNFNQLRQLKAKYPHIKVLYSFGGWTYSGGFGQAAANPAAFAKSCKAVVEDPRWADVFDGIDIDWEYPNACGLTCDTSGPAAFRNLSQALRTEFGRNYLVTAAITADGSSGGKLDAADYGGASQYLDWYNVMTYDYFGAFDKDGPTAPHSPLTSYPGIPAAGFNSADAIAKLKAKGVPSAKLLLGIGFYGRGWTGVTQSAPGGAATGAAPGTYEAGIEDYKVLKTSCPVTGTIAGTAYAHCGTNWWSYDTPSTIAGKMTWAKNQGLGGAFFWEFSGDTGNGELVNAIDSGLK; from the coding sequence ATGCGCTTCAGACACAGGGCCGCGGCATTGTTCGCGACACTGATGCTCCCCATCGCCGGCCTGGTCGGTCTCGCGAGCCCCGCCCAGGCCGCGACGTCCGCCACCGCCACCTACACCAAGGCCTCCGACTGGGGCACCGGATTCGAGGGCAGGTGGACGGTGAAGAACACCGGCACCACGGCTCTCAGTTCCTGGACCGTCGAGTGGGACTTCCCCTCCGGCACCTCCGTCACCTCCGCCTGGGACGCCGACGTCACCTCGTCCGGCACCCACTGGACCGCCAGGAACAAGTCCTGGAACGGTTCCCTCGCCCCGGGCGCCTCCGTCTCCTTCGGCTTCAACGGCACGGGCACCGGCTCCCCCGCGGGCTGCAAGCTCAACGGCGGCAGCTGCGACGGCGGCACCGTCCCCGGGGACGCGGCCCCCTCCGCCCCCGGCATGCCCACCGCCTCCGCCGTCACCGACACCTCGGTGAAGCTGGCCTGGAGCGCGGCCACCGACGACAAGGGCGTCAAGAACTACGACGTCCTGCGCGACGGTGCCAGGATCGCCACCGTGACGACCACCTCGTACACCGACACCGGTCTCACCGCCGGCACCGACTACTCCTACAGCGTCCAGGCGCGTGACACCGCCGACCAGACCGGCCCGGTCAGCGGCGCGGTCGCGGTCCGCACCACCGGCGGCACCACGGAACCCCCGCCGCCCGGCGACAAGGTCAAGCTCGGCTACTTCACCGAGTGGGGCGTCTACGGCCGCAACTACCACGTCAAGAACCTGGTGACGTCCGGCTCGGCCGCCAAGATCACCCACATCAACTACGCGTTCGGCAACGTGAAGAACGGCCAGTGCACGGTCGACGACACCTACGCCGCCTACGACAAGGCCTACACCGCCGACCAGTCCGTCAGCGGCACCGCCGACACCTGGGACCAGCCGCTGCGCGGCAACTTCAACCAGCTGCGCCAGCTCAAGGCCAAGTACCCGCACATCAAGGTGCTGTACTCGTTCGGCGGCTGGACCTACTCCGGCGGCTTCGGGCAGGCCGCCGCCAACCCGGCCGCCTTCGCCAAGTCCTGCAAGGCGGTCGTCGAGGACCCGCGCTGGGCCGACGTCTTCGACGGCATCGACATCGACTGGGAGTACCCGAACGCCTGCGGTCTGACCTGCGACACGTCCGGCCCGGCCGCGTTCCGGAACCTGTCCCAGGCGCTGCGCACCGAGTTCGGCCGGAACTACCTGGTCACCGCCGCCATCACCGCCGACGGCTCCTCCGGCGGCAAGCTCGACGCGGCCGACTACGGCGGCGCCTCCCAGTACCTCGACTGGTACAACGTGATGACGTACGACTACTTCGGCGCCTTCGACAAGGACGGCCCGACCGCCCCGCACTCGCCGCTCACCTCGTACCCCGGCATCCCGGCCGCCGGCTTCAACTCCGCCGACGCGATCGCCAAGCTGAAGGCGAAGGGCGTCCCGTCCGCGAAGCTGCTGCTCGGCATCGGCTTCTACGGGCGCGGCTGGACCGGCGTCACCCAGTCAGCCCCCGGCGGCGCGGCGACCGGCGCGGCACCCGGCACGTACGAGGCGGGCATCGAGGACTACAAGGTGCTCAAGACGTCCTGTCCGGTCACCGGCACGATCGCGGGCACGGCGTACGCGCACTGCGGCACCAACTGGTGGTCCTACGACACCCCGTCGACCATCGCCGGAAAGATGACCTGGGCCAAGAACCAGGGCCTGGGCGGCGCGTTCTTCTGGGAGTTCAGCGGTGACACCGGAAACGGGGAGCTGGTGAACGCCATCGACAGCGGTCTGAAGTAA
- a CDS encoding DUF2550 domain-containing protein yields the protein MVLALTVCGLVVALVVVGLFVFGLRRRLIQRSGGTFDCSLRWDVPEKPDTSGKGWGYGVARYNGDRIEWYRIFSYSPRPRRVLERSAIEVAGRRVPEGEEELALISDHIVLTCLHRGTRLELAMSEDALTGFLAWLEAAPPGQRVNVA from the coding sequence ATGGTCCTCGCTCTGACTGTGTGCGGATTGGTCGTGGCCCTGGTGGTCGTGGGGCTGTTCGTCTTCGGCCTGCGCCGCAGGCTCATCCAGCGTTCCGGCGGCACCTTCGACTGCAGCCTGCGCTGGGACGTTCCGGAGAAGCCCGACACCAGTGGCAAGGGCTGGGGCTACGGCGTCGCCCGCTACAACGGCGACCGCATCGAGTGGTACCGGATCTTCTCGTACTCACCCCGTCCGCGCCGGGTCCTGGAGCGTTCCGCGATCGAGGTGGCCGGCCGCCGGGTGCCCGAGGGCGAGGAGGAGCTGGCGCTGATCTCCGACCACATCGTCCTCACCTGTCTGCACCGGGGCACGCGTCTGGAGCTCGCGATGAGCGAGGACGCGTTGACCGGTTTCCTCGCGTGGCTGGAGGCGGCCCCACCCGGACAGCGGGTGAACGTGGCGTAG
- a CDS encoding 3-hydroxyacyl-CoA dehydrogenase family protein — MARKLAVIGAGLMGSGIAQVSAQAGWDVVLRDVTDEALERGTDGIKASYDKFVSKGRLEAHDADAALARITTTTDLDAVADADIVVEAVFEKLEVKHEIFRALDKIVRDDAVLASNTSAIPITKIAAVTERPERVVGTHFFSPVPMMQLCELVRGYKTSDQTLAMAREFAESVGKTCIVVNRDVAGFVTTRLISALVVEAAKLYESGVATAEDIDLACKLGFGHAMGPLATADLTGVDILLHATGNIYTESQDEKFAPPELMRRMVDAGDIGRKSGQGFYKH; from the coding sequence GTGGCACGGAAGCTTGCCGTCATCGGCGCCGGCCTGATGGGTTCCGGTATCGCCCAGGTCTCCGCGCAGGCGGGCTGGGACGTCGTCCTGCGCGACGTGACCGACGAGGCGCTCGAGCGGGGCACCGACGGCATCAAGGCCTCGTACGACAAGTTCGTGAGCAAGGGCAGGCTGGAGGCGCACGACGCCGACGCGGCCCTCGCCCGGATCACCACGACCACCGACCTGGACGCCGTCGCCGACGCGGACATCGTCGTCGAGGCCGTCTTCGAGAAGCTCGAGGTCAAGCACGAGATCTTCCGTGCGCTCGACAAGATCGTCCGCGACGACGCCGTCCTCGCCTCCAACACCTCCGCCATCCCGATCACCAAGATCGCGGCCGTGACGGAGCGCCCGGAGCGCGTCGTCGGCACGCACTTCTTCTCGCCGGTCCCGATGATGCAGCTGTGCGAGCTGGTGCGCGGCTACAAGACGAGCGACCAAACCCTCGCCATGGCGCGGGAGTTCGCCGAGTCCGTCGGCAAGACCTGCATCGTCGTCAACCGTGACGTGGCCGGCTTCGTGACGACCCGTCTCATCTCGGCGCTCGTCGTCGAGGCGGCCAAGCTCTACGAGTCGGGCGTGGCCACCGCCGAGGACATCGACCTCGCCTGCAAACTGGGCTTCGGCCACGCCATGGGCCCGCTCGCCACGGCGGACCTGACCGGCGTCGACATCCTCCTGCACGCCACCGGCAACATCTACACCGAGTCCCAGGACGAGAAGTTCGCCCCGCCGGAGCTGATGCGCCGGATGGTGGACGCCGGTGACATCGGACGCAAGAGCGGGCAGGGCTTCTACAAGCACTGA
- a CDS encoding ABC transporter permease — MGFLYGYGGGVGGSGTAAGDGEERVLEARVERAATLSGGQRRRLDIAMALTHRPKVLFLDEPTMLVPGLLLQLALFGASFAGFSVIVENGQGVVERMRVTPVSRLALLLGRVLRDATVFVFQAVLLVLASVAMGLRAPLAGILIGCAFVALLTVSLGSLSYAPAMRVRTPGEFGPLANAVSMPPMLLSGLMLPMTLAPGWLDVLSHLMPFRYLVDAMRDAYVGSYTSAAMLYGVLVAAGLTALSVTVGTRVFRTAGA, encoded by the coding sequence GTGGGGTTCCTATACGGCTACGGGGGCGGGGTCGGCGGAAGCGGGACCGCGGCCGGTGACGGCGAGGAACGTGTCCTGGAGGCTCGCGTCGAGCGAGCCGCCACGCTCTCCGGCGGCCAGCGGCGCCGCCTGGACATCGCGATGGCGCTCACCCACCGCCCGAAGGTGCTGTTCCTCGACGAGCCGACGATGCTGGTCCCCGGACTGCTGCTCCAGCTCGCCCTGTTCGGAGCGTCGTTCGCGGGCTTCTCGGTGATCGTCGAGAACGGTCAGGGCGTGGTCGAGCGTATGCGGGTCACCCCGGTCAGCCGCCTGGCGCTCCTCCTGGGCCGGGTGCTGCGCGATGCCACGGTGTTCGTCTTCCAGGCCGTGCTGCTGGTGCTGGCCTCGGTGGCGATGGGCCTGCGCGCGCCCCTGGCGGGCATCCTGATCGGCTGCGCGTTCGTCGCGCTGCTCACGGTGTCGCTGGGTTCGCTGTCGTACGCGCCGGCGATGCGGGTCCGCACCCCGGGTGAGTTCGGCCCCTTGGCCAACGCGGTCAGCATGCCGCCCATGCTGCTGTCCGGCCTGATGCTCCCGATGACACTCGCCCCCGGCTGGCTGGACGTCCTCTCCCACCTCATGCCGTTCCGCTATCTGGTGGACGCGATGCGGGACGCGTACGTCGGCTCGTACACCTCGGCGGCCATGCTGTACGGCGTCCTGGTGGCCGCCGGCCTGACCGCGCTGTCCGTGACAGTGGGCACACGGGTCTTCCGGACGGCCGGTGCGTAA
- a CDS encoding cob(I)yrinic acid a,c-diamide adenosyltransferase, translating into MVNLTRIYTRTGDQGTTALGDMSRVAKTDLRIAAYADANEANAVIGTAVALGGLDEEIVTVLTRVQNDLFDVGADLSTPVVENPQFPPLRVEQFYVDKLEADCDRFNERLDKLRSFILPGGTPGAALLHQACTVVRRAERSTWAALEAYGETMNPLTATYLNRLSDLLFILARSANREVGDVLWVPGGER; encoded by the coding sequence ATGGTCAATCTGACGCGCATCTACACCAGGACCGGCGACCAGGGCACCACCGCCCTCGGCGACATGAGCAGGGTCGCCAAGACCGACCTCAGGATCGCCGCGTACGCCGACGCCAACGAGGCGAACGCGGTCATCGGCACGGCGGTCGCCCTGGGCGGCCTGGACGAGGAGATCGTCACGGTCCTCACCCGCGTCCAGAACGACCTGTTCGACGTGGGCGCGGACCTGTCGACACCGGTGGTGGAGAACCCGCAGTTCCCGCCCCTGCGGGTCGAGCAGTTCTACGTCGACAAGCTGGAGGCGGACTGCGACCGCTTCAACGAGCGGCTGGACAAGCTCCGCTCCTTCATCCTGCCCGGCGGCACCCCGGGCGCGGCCCTGCTGCACCAGGCGTGCACGGTCGTCCGCAGAGCCGAGCGCTCGACGTGGGCCGCGCTGGAGGCGTACGGCGAGACCATGAACCCGCTCACGGCGACCTACCTCAACCGGCTGTCCGACCTGCTGTTCATCCTGGCGCGGTCGGCGAACCGGGAGGTCGGGGACGTGCTGTGGGTGCCGGGCGGGGAGCGCTAG
- the atpD gene encoding F0F1 ATP synthase subunit beta, whose product MTTTVETAVATGRVARVIGPVVDVEFPVDAMPEIYNALHVEVADPALDGAKKTLTLEVAQHLGDGLVRTISMQPTDGLVRQAAVTDTGTGISVPVGDFTKGKVFNTLGEVLNTDETYDGERWSIHRKAPRFDELESKTEMFETGVKVIDLLTPYVKGGKIGLFGGAGVGKTVLIQEMIYRVANNHDGVSVFAGVGERTREGNDLIEEMSESGVIDKTALVFGQMDEPPGTRLRVALAGLTMAEYFRDVQKQDVLFFIDNIFRFTQAGSEVSTLLGRMPSAVGYQPNLADEMGLLQERITSTRGHSITSMQAIYVPADDLTDPAPATTFAHLDATTVLSRPISEKGIYPAVDPLDSTSRILDPRYIAADHYAAAMRVKSVLQKYKDLQDIIAILGIDELGEEDKLTVHRARRVERFLSQNTHVAKQFTGVDGSDVPLDESIAAFNAIIDGEYDHFPEQAFFLCGGIEDLKKNAKELGVS is encoded by the coding sequence ATGACGACGACAGTTGAGACGGCCGTTGCCACGGGCCGCGTCGCCCGGGTCATCGGCCCGGTCGTCGACGTGGAGTTCCCCGTCGACGCGATGCCGGAGATCTACAACGCTCTGCACGTAGAGGTGGCCGACCCGGCCCTGGACGGTGCGAAGAAGACGCTGACCCTGGAGGTCGCCCAGCACCTGGGTGACGGCCTGGTCCGCACGATCTCGATGCAGCCCACCGACGGTCTGGTCCGCCAGGCCGCGGTCACCGACACCGGCACGGGTATCTCCGTCCCGGTCGGTGACTTCACCAAGGGCAAGGTGTTCAACACCCTCGGTGAGGTGCTGAACACCGACGAGACCTACGACGGTGAGCGCTGGTCCATCCACCGCAAGGCCCCGCGCTTCGACGAGCTCGAGTCGAAGACCGAGATGTTCGAGACCGGCGTCAAGGTCATCGACCTCCTCACCCCGTACGTCAAGGGTGGGAAGATCGGTCTGTTCGGCGGTGCCGGCGTCGGCAAGACGGTGCTCATCCAGGAGATGATCTACCGCGTCGCCAACAACCACGACGGTGTCTCCGTGTTCGCCGGTGTCGGCGAGCGCACCCGTGAGGGCAACGACCTCATCGAGGAGATGTCGGAGTCCGGCGTCATCGACAAGACCGCGCTGGTCTTCGGCCAGATGGACGAGCCCCCGGGCACCCGTCTGCGCGTGGCCCTGGCCGGTCTGACCATGGCGGAGTACTTCCGCGATGTGCAGAAGCAGGACGTGCTGTTCTTCATCGACAACATCTTCCGCTTCACCCAGGCCGGTTCCGAGGTCTCGACCCTGCTCGGCCGCATGCCCTCCGCGGTGGGTTACCAGCCGAACCTGGCCGACGAGATGGGTCTCCTCCAGGAGCGCATCACCTCGACCCGTGGCCACTCGATCACCTCGATGCAGGCGATCTACGTCCCCGCGGACGACCTGACCGACCCGGCCCCGGCCACCACCTTCGCCCACCTCGACGCGACGACGGTTCTCTCCCGTCCGATCTCCGAGAAGGGCATCTACCCGGCCGTGGACCCGCTGGACTCCACGTCCCGCATCCTGGACCCCCGCTACATCGCGGCGGACCACTACGCGGCCGCGATGCGTGTCAAGTCGGTCCTTCAGAAGTACAAGGACCTGCAGGACATCATCGCGATCCTCGGTATCGACGAGCTGGGCGAGGAGGACAAGCTCACCGTCCACCGTGCCCGCCGCGTGGAGCGCTTCCTGTCCCAGAACACCCACGTCGCCAAGCAGTTCACCGGCGTCGACGGGTCGGACGTCCCGCTGGACGAGTCGATCGCGGCCTTCAACGCGATCATCGACGGTGAGTACGACCACTTCCCGGAGCAGGCGTTCTTCCTCTGCGGTGGCATCGAGGACCTGAAGAAGAACGCGAAGGAGCTGGGCGTCTCCTGA
- a CDS encoding STAS domain-containing protein, giving the protein MYIRGDHAELVVGGRLDVRSAADARTVLHSAVDDGVGDLVLDLSELDSWDATGLGVIMGAHRRAGRCGRRLVLRDVPPQMQRLLVATRLHRILAIEGGIGVESLPRV; this is encoded by the coding sequence ATGTACATCAGGGGCGACCACGCCGAGCTGGTCGTCGGGGGCCGCCTCGACGTCCGCAGCGCGGCGGACGCCCGTACGGTCCTGCACTCGGCCGTCGACGACGGAGTCGGCGACCTGGTGCTGGACCTGTCCGAGCTGGACTCCTGGGACGCCACCGGACTCGGGGTGATCATGGGAGCGCACCGGCGGGCCGGCCGCTGCGGCCGACGGCTGGTGCTGCGCGACGTACCGCCGCAGATGCAGCGCCTGCTCGTCGCCACCCGGCTGCACCGCATCCTCGCGATCGAGGGCGGCATCGGGGTGGAGTCCCTGCCCCGGGTGTGA
- a CDS encoding histidine kinase: MALGLPRPHRFDVYVAAAGLLGGLLVWAIGLGTRPAHEPIVLLGGDWVILLPLAVTAGCELLRRTAPRTAVLAGTAALVADTITQGNLFTILMYTDLMYAAVLYGPPSAARRIPWITGLLTAAGALVPFAVWRVPEALLIGVAVGVVSFAPAATGLIVRNHRDAADAALLRAEQTALLAEMDRTQAVTAERARMARELHDMVANHLSAIAIHSTAALSLDDPAVSRDALGVIRENSVAGLAEMRRLIGILRDGGRQPAATPTLEGLPALVDGARANGLDVVLDNTLPDADAVPAPVELAAYRIVQESLTNALKHASPGRVTVTLARRQDALTVTVTSPYGDRAGPRAPGSGAGLVGMRERTALLGGGFEAGPARDPASADGTLWTVHATLPLADSAQGDPA; the protein is encoded by the coding sequence ATGGCCCTCGGACTGCCCCGCCCGCACCGGTTCGACGTGTACGTCGCGGCAGCCGGGCTGCTCGGCGGCCTGCTGGTCTGGGCGATCGGCCTGGGCACCCGGCCGGCCCACGAACCGATCGTGCTCCTCGGCGGCGACTGGGTGATCCTGCTGCCGCTCGCCGTGACGGCCGGCTGCGAGCTGCTGCGCCGGACCGCCCCGCGCACCGCCGTGCTCGCCGGCACCGCCGCGCTGGTCGCGGACACCATCACCCAGGGCAACCTGTTCACCATCCTGATGTACACCGACCTCATGTACGCGGCCGTCCTGTACGGTCCGCCCTCCGCGGCCCGCCGCATCCCGTGGATCACCGGGCTGCTCACGGCGGCCGGCGCGCTGGTGCCGTTCGCGGTGTGGCGGGTGCCCGAGGCCCTGCTGATCGGGGTGGCCGTCGGTGTCGTGTCGTTCGCGCCCGCGGCCACCGGTCTGATCGTGCGCAACCACCGGGACGCCGCCGACGCCGCCCTGCTGCGCGCCGAACAGACCGCGCTGCTCGCCGAGATGGACCGCACTCAGGCGGTGACCGCCGAACGGGCGCGCATGGCACGGGAGTTGCACGACATGGTCGCCAACCACCTCTCCGCGATCGCCATCCACTCCACGGCCGCGCTCTCCCTGGACGACCCGGCGGTCTCCCGGGACGCGCTCGGCGTGATCCGGGAGAACAGCGTGGCGGGCCTGGCGGAGATGCGACGCCTGATCGGCATCCTGCGCGACGGCGGCCGCCAGCCGGCCGCGACCCCGACCCTCGAAGGGCTCCCCGCCCTGGTCGACGGCGCCCGCGCCAACGGCCTGGACGTCGTGCTCGACAACACCCTGCCCGACGCCGACGCCGTACCCGCACCGGTCGAACTCGCCGCGTACCGGATCGTGCAGGAGTCCCTCACCAACGCCCTCAAGCACGCCTCCCCGGGCCGTGTCACCGTGACCCTGGCCCGCCGGCAGGACGCGCTCACCGTCACCGTGACCAGCCCGTACGGCGACCGTGCCGGTCCGCGCGCGCCCGGCTCCGGCGCCGGACTGGTCGGCATGCGGGAGCGTACGGCCCTGCTGGGCGGCGGCTTCGAGGCCGGCCCCGCCCGGGACCCCGCCTCGGCGGACGGCACGCTCTGGACCGTCCACGCCACCCTGCCCCTGGCCGACAGCGCCCAAGGAGATCCCGCATGA